One part of the Salmo salar chromosome ssa28, Ssal_v3.1, whole genome shotgun sequence genome encodes these proteins:
- the LOC106589997 gene encoding striatin-like has product MVAHLDAVTSLAVDPNGLYLMSGSHDCSIRLWNLETKTCIQEFTAHRKKNDESIHDVAFHPSKAYIASAGADALAKVFV; this is encoded by the exons ATGGTGGCCCACCTGGATGCCGTTACCAGTCTAGCTGTCGACCCCAACggtctctatctgatgtctggCA gtCATGACTGTTCTATCCGTCTGTGGAACCTGGAGACTAAAACGTGTATCCAGGAGTTTACAGCTCACAGGAAGAAGAATGATGAGTCTATCCATGATGTGGCCTTCCACCCCTCTAAGGCCTACATCGCCTCCGCCGGGGCAGACGCTCTTGCCAAGGTGTTCGTATGA